The genomic DNA actaatttttttgcATGATACCTGTTTACATAAtaggttttaaaatatatatctttttcTCCCTTCATATAGGTGGACAGAACATTGACCCTGATGCACTTCTGAAATTAAGCTTTCCTCCAGCTAAACCTACGCTCGGTAACCTCAATGCAATTTGTCTTTATGGCAACGGCCGTGCAAGATACCCTGCCAGCTGTTTTCCTTCTTCAGGTTATGCTTACGCTCGTCGAGCCGGAAATACAGTAAACAGATTAGAGGTATGGTTTGGTCAGTGCTGCTTTGGGGGCGTGGCCACAGGCAAAGGACAGATCCTTTGCTGTGCCAAACAGGCGGTGAGTACACAGAAAGAAGAGTGATAAACAGAGCCATATGTGAATATTCCTAgctgatgtatttttttgttgtcATTGCAGTGGGAAACTACCCTTACCCAGTTCTGTATCGATGAGTTCTCAACCATGACCCTAGCCCATGAATGCTGTGAAGTGAAAGGGGAAGACAGGTGGAATTGCTTTAACAAACAGGCTGCTAATCCTCTATATCAGCCCCTTCCTGGATTCACTGCCCCACTGATACCACCAGACAGGATTTTCAATTGGGACCCTAATACCTGTTAAAGGTCTGGTTGCTAAATGAAAATTGTGATTAGAAGTATATTTCATATGAAAACATGATCATTTAGTTTTACAGTATTACAGTATTAATCATTTGCATCTCTAGAGTAAAACAGTGTTAAAATATCATGTTTTAATGAATTCTGTTTACATTTTGAATGTATAATTATGTCtcatttaaaatatgcaaaatttTGAGACAAAAACTGTTGCTTCTGAGTGTCATTTTTTACTCTACAGTAAAAGTTTTGCAATGGTGATGTATTAGACAAAGGTTTTGAATAAACCAATGCAGATCGGCTGATGATTATTGTCTGATTTCTGGAATGCAGATGTTGGAATTCTGGGAGAAAATCAATAGTGGACATATGAGGAGTGTATCTCGCCATAGGCCTACTTAAGCGAAATCCTATTGATGATTGATATTATGCACCCTATATATATTAAACAAATTCACATGCCTgttttatttttaccatttacAAAAACATACTGTTTCATAATGCACCCCATAACAAAATGTATACCCGTATAAAACTGGACAATAAATAGTTTAGTAAACATAGATGCAGGTATTTATCAACAACATTGCTAAAATCCATTAAGTtaccaattattattattattatatatatatatatatatatatatatacatatatacatttttaaactaaaagtagctaataaaatatatttatttctgttataaaataacgattat from Misgurnus anguillicaudatus chromosome 20, ASM2758022v2, whole genome shotgun sequence includes the following:
- the ecm1a gene encoding extracellular matrix protein 1, with amino-acid sequence MVWKSTLVAILILQLFTWGGGQNIDPDALLKLSFPPAKPTLGNLNAICLYGNGRARYPASCFPSSGYAYARRAGNTVNRLEVWFGQCCFGGVATGKGQILCCAKQAWETTLTQFCIDEFSTMTLAHECCEVKGEDRWNCFNKQAANPLYQPLPGFTAPLIPPDRIFNWDPNTC